The following coding sequences are from one Epinephelus fuscoguttatus linkage group LG5, E.fuscoguttatus.final_Chr_v1 window:
- the igsf10 gene encoding immunoglobulin superfamily member 10 — MSVCGCSASYLRRWLLMALLFLAAARPSSGDCPKSCACYVPTEVHCTFRYLTAIPDHIQPAVERINLGYNSITVLRESDLSGLENLELLMLHSNTIHSIEDRTFQDLKSLQVLKMSFNKVKEIKKETFKGLESLLRLHMDHNHIEFISPEAFYGLTKLQLVHLEGNHLQQLHPDTFITLRHSQVFKVSSVRNIHLSDNLLTTLPVDIFSGCSQLENLFLHGNPWSCDCRMKWFAAWAQRNTGVLKCKRDRRYLRGQLCPVCEDPASYHNRPLSLLSSDAFTCAKPWIEPHLKLKNITVDEGDFTPVSPKDFIAPLGSMQLNLTDHYHNDASLSCTVQRPSAFENLTQSLEVEEANNVTVITTVITTYLVCNIDYEHIQQLWQILATYSDFPMTLERGFMLARIPEMIFRYSQMKTKEGEEGIHTNIVADIKASPAWLMQGEISFQLDRTTTTFSTLHIKYQSAVNLRVENTVPKRDRYSWTMIKRDNQTKTEHAVVTGGVVQLNCQIRGEPKPLLEWILPDGSKVRAPYSSEDRRIIITAEGKLTVRGADASDTGLYRCITTNYLDADILIFRVTVLSPDVEEVEVNGVQLSRPLGGNLVLDCSSSGSPEASAQWALPDHSVLDKSQGNRKVFENGTLLIQGLTERDRGFYRCLVSNHMGVDLLVSQVTVTGEMSEKMTVLDNEGSGVKMEDKVDPSLTENTVTLNEIPSSSPFDKTSQESRTITSDRPYPRLRSRGRGGAGGRLGQRRRGPVSNRRIWGSRVFDKASRKVDPQKFAEYLKKAQDGTRIKTGTNEGEKYEDSNTGLSGDGEIGSGDDHGEDHLIIVPSTVKPTTDDLQKHRIFGQENEEPEAVTDNIPTKELYMQSDSTPIRSTFIHHPTEWDESQSDAVTPYNKISYNADLSSFDETSDSYTLDRTTKPDSNRRPVTLQLTVTDMSQETQLQFSGEQPAEPETSTGAALSFTTDPHVTPMRDGPGPVELVVHTSTDPESQTTFTAVTTTERQQDEITFHTTQTIKSPRLPAGSTIISQQQIHIIPRKNGRGGGRRRTFQGRRRIVKPNRITDIQSFINKLKQPSLKKEGNATVPYRIELTTDCDCDEDKKKAATSHLQVVKPTAPSSSSLHITERPASYQKTAASSSKAPSAHTESRSEAFSDYITSADAPEFDPTIDPFLIDKKTSASTTTTTTTASKVIRGKIPWNRLFGGREREDILSRLRKPPKKTSTTAETTSATPTTTPAAIPTTTANSLSEPETLSPSRHTQSKVGSLDDDYGESSSVDFESTTLGPSFHYQSTTSPSYYSKAATTVETPPESQTLPSPPTVRPPSYEKPDDTLSSGSGGLPDNWFVVRQRPGGTRGRQGRRRRPLRGRRPFKKPAITKLHPTTTAEALTTTMEATVETTTLPQWTVSLYKPLYIPSRKEDRTPVVVSTDHTSKEETDLYEESDWSTSSNSPAYTTTKTPLIPSTTLAPTTTFMPITTQVPYTTTRTKEHTNIRPPTQRNSGYATRRPPMRRIRPTVQSSVARDIANKGLDILVILIGEQGNINGPAPYDNIGSHNAITSVYDRVTGNEAGFEPTTEAMTSKPKIVGGNAASFTVLSNSDAFLPCEAVGDPQPRITWKRLSPTTGSSVTVNGRMGKFEVLSNGTLLIQNANIKDRGQYVCLAENDHGSDKLFVTLSVVAYPSRILEPKLREIKSHAGNTVEMKCKAEGRPTPMISWILANRTQVRGHNTERERVSVSADGTLVIEQVSVYDRGHYKCIASNPAGADTATVRLQVVAAPPDIVEDKRQQVKVGVSQNLWLPCTGQGSPQPTIHWVLRDGWMVRADRPARDTRISVYGNGTLHIKDVTKADSGKYECIATSSTGSERRVVTLTVEKQESAPQIVETSQRMTQLFFEDQLRLNCSAIGDPKPRIIWRLPSKAVVDQWHRMGSRIQVLDNGTLIVSSVSDKDAGDYLCVARNRIGDDLQLMKVSVSMEPAKIEPKLYGKKQVPYGKDFKVDCKASGIPKPEISWGLPDGTVVNSAFQSDASSGGGRARRFTLFDNGTLYLNQVGMSEEGDYTCYAENQVGKDEMHLHITVVTAAPRIRPTSQTYARVKPGGNIRFDCEALGEPKPKILWMLPTNDVIAASNERYLMHVNGSLDIRDVKLIDAGEYVCMARNPAGEDRKVYKLDIEGNPPVINGYRQNRTVIKDVAAKYSRKLIDCRAEGDPTPSITWIMPDNIFLTAPYFGSRISVHHNGTLDIRNVRPTDTAEFICMARNDGGEAVMVVQLEVSSVLRRPIFKNPFNERIVSRIGKTTVLNCSADGYPLPEISWTLPNGTRITGGHHLVNNGTLVIHNTGKENVGKYRCGAKNLMGYIEKLIILDVGQKPYILTRPRGIIRGVSGEPLFLHCLSDGSPRPRIYWTVPGGHTLTRPQVLGRYQLLENGTLVVQDTTLHDRGNYICRARSDAGEAVLNVPVIIIAYPPRITTGPPPTVRALTGTPIQLNCAATGIPKPEITWELPDRTVLSAAQQGRPMGSELLHPQGTLIIQRPKASDSGTYKCLAKNHLGTDSKITYVHIL; from the exons ATGAGCGTGTGTGGCTGCAGCGCCTCATACCTGCGGAGGTGGCTCCTGATGGCTCTGTTGTTCTTGGCTGCCGCGCGGCCGTCGAGCGGTGACTGCCCCAAATCATGCGCCTGCTACGTTCCCACTGAAGTGCACTGCACCTTCAGATACCTGACCGCAATACCTGACCACATCCAACCAGCTGTGGAAAGAATTAACCTCGG GTACAACAGTATAACTGTCTTGAGAGAAAGCGATCTTTCAGGACTTGAAAACTTGGAGTTGTTGATGCTGCATAGCAACACTATCCACAGTATTGAGGACAGAACCTTCCAAGACCTCAAGTCCTTACAG GTCCTGAAGATGTCCTTTAATAAAGTAAAGGAAATCAAGAAAGAGACATTCAAAGGCCTGGAGAGTCTCCTGAGACTCCACATGGATCACAACCACATTGAGTTCATCAGTCCAGAGGCTTTCTATGGCCTCACCAAGCTACAGTTGGTCCATCTGGAGGGTAAccacctccagcagctccaCCCAGACACATTCATCACACTGAGGCACAGCCAGGTGTTCAAGGTGTCCTCAGTGAGGAACATCCACCTGTCAGACAATCTCCTCACCACTCTGCCCGTAGATATTTTCTCGGGTTGCAGCCAGTTAGAGAATCTCTTCCTTCATGGCAACCCATGGTCTTGTGATTGCCGTATGAAGTGGTTTGCAGCATGGGCACAGAGGAACACAG GTGTACTGAAATGCAAGCGAGACAGGAGATATCTGAGAGGCCAGCTGTGTCCTGTTTGTGAAGATCCTGCCTCTTACCACAACAGACCTCTATCCCTTCTCTCCAGTGACGCCTTCACTTGTGCCAAACCCTGGATCGAACCCCATCTAAAGTTGAAGAACATCACTGTGGATGAGGGAGACTTTACTCCAGTATCCCCCAAGGACTTCATTGCCCCATTAGGGTCCATGCAATTGAACCTGACTGACCATTATCACAACGATGCCAGTCTATCCTGCACTGTCCAGAGGCCCTCTGCTTTCGAGAACTTGACACAATCCTTGGAAGTGGAGGAGGCAAACAATGTCACTGTGATTACCACTGTCATAACAACATATTTGGTGTGTAACATTGACTATGAACACATACAGCAGCTGTGGCAGATCCTGGCCACCTACAGTGACTTTCCCATGACACTGGAGAGAGGCTTTATGCTGGCAAGAATCCCAGAAATGATATTCAGATATAGTCAGATGAAAacaaaggagggagaggaaggaatTCACACAAACATTGTGGCTGACATTAAAGCCTCCCCTGCATGGCTGATGCAGGGAGAGATAAGCTTTCAGCTTGACCGCACTACTACCACTTTCTCTACTCTGCACATTAAGTACCAGTCTGCAGTCAACCTACGTGTGGAAAACACAGTACCCAAAAGGGACCGCTACTCCTGGACCATGATCAAGCGAGATAACCAAACCAAGACTGAGCACGCTGTAGTCACAG GTGGTGTGGTGCAATTAAACTGTCAAATCCGGGGTGAACCAAAGCCTTTGTTGGAGTGGATTTTACCAGATGGAAGTAAGGTCAGAGCTCCATACTCCAGTGAGGACAGGAGGATCATAATCACTGCTGAAGGGAAGCTTACTGTACGAGGTGCAGATGCCTCAGACACTGGCCTCTACCGGTGCATCACCACAAACTACCTGGATGCAGACATCCTCATCTTTCGAGTGACAGTTCTGTCCCCTGATGTGGAAGAAGTTGAGGTCAACGGTGTCCAACTCTCAAGGCCACTGGGTGGAAATCTGGTTTTGGACTGTAGCTCTTCAGGAAGTCCTGAGGCCTCGGCACAGTGGGCACTCCCTGACCATTCAGTTCTGGATAAGTCTCAGGGAAACAGGAAGGTGTTTGAGAATGGAACCTTGCTGATTCAGGGTCTCACAGAAAGGGACAGAGGATTTTATAGATGTTTGGTTTCTAATCACATGGGAGTTGATCTTCTTGTTTCTCAGGTAAcagtgactggagaaatgtctgAAAAGATGACTGTTTTGGACAATGAGGGATCAGGGGTAAAAATGGAGGACAAGGTTGACCCTAGTTTGACTGAAAACACAGTCACACTCAACGAGATCCCCTCCTCCAGCCCCTTTGACAAAACTAGTCAGGAATCCAGGACCATCACATCAGATCGACCTTACCCCAGACTCAGGTCAAGGGGCAGGGGAGGTGCCGGAGGTAGGCTGGGACAGAGAAGGAGGGGGCCAGTAAGCAACAGACGCATCTGGGGTAGTAGGGTGTTTGATAAAGCTTCCAGGAAAGTGGATCCACAGAAATTTGCTGAATATTTGAAAAAGGCTCAAGATGGAACAAGAATAAAGACTGGCACAAACGAGGGGGAAAAATATGAAGACTCAAACACTGGTCTTTCTGGTGATGGTGAAATTGGCTCTGGTGATGACCATGGTGAAGATCATCTCATCATTGTGCCAAGTACAGTCAAACCAACTACAGATGATCTACAGAAACACAGAATATTTGGACAAGAGAACGAGGAGCCTGAAGCTGTAACAGACAACATACCAACAAAAGAGTTGTATATGCAGTCAGATTCTACACCAATTAGGTCGACATTTATACACCATCCAACAGAATGGGATGAGAGTCAAAGTGATGCAGTTACACCTTATAATAAAATTTCATACAACGCAGACCTTTCTAGTTTTGATGAGACCAGTGATTCTTATACCCTGGACAGAACTACCAAGCCAGATTCAAACAGGCGCCCAGTCACTCTCCAACTTACTGTGACAGACATGTCACAAGAAACTCAGCTCCAGTTCTCAGGAGAACAACCTGCAGAGCCAGAGACATCCACTGGAGCGGCGCTATCATTTACCACAGACCCTCATGTCACTCCCATGAGGGATGGCCCAGGCCCAGTGGAGCTAGTCGTTCACACATCCACAGATCCAGAAAGCCAGACAACATTCACAGCAGTCACAACCACAGAGAGGCAGCAAGATGAGATAACCTTCCACACTACCCAGACAATCAAATCCCCTCGCCTACCAGCAGGATCCACCATTATCTCCCAGCAGCAAATACATATCATCCCACGCAAGAATGGCAGAGGAGGGGGGCGCAGGAGGACCTTCCAAGGCCGCAGGAGGATTGTTAAACCCAACAGGATCACTGACATACAGTCCTTCATCAATAAACTTAAACAGCCCTCTTTGAAGAAGGAAGGGAATGCCACTGTGCCTTACAGAATTGAGCTGACCACAG ACTGTGACTGTGATGAAGACAAAAAGAAGGCAGCAACTAGTCATCTGCAGGTGGTCAAACCAACAGCTCCCTCCAGCTCATCTTTGCACATAACAGAGAGACCTGCCTCTTATCAAAAAACTGCAGCTTCTAGTTCAAAAGCCCCCTCCGCCCATACCGAGTCGAGGTCAGAGGCTTTCAGTGACTACATAACCTCTGCTGATGCTCCTGAGTTTGACCCTACAATAGATCCATTTTTGatagacaaaaaaacatcagcctCCACCACAACCACTACAACAACAGCCTCTAAGGTCATCCGTGGAAAAATTCCATGGAACAGGCTGTtcggaggcagagagagagaagatatATTGAGCAGGCTAAGGAAGCCACCCAAAAAAACCTCAACTACAGCTGAAACTACATCAGCAACCCCAACCACAACCCCTGCCGCAATACCCACCACCACTGCAAACTCACTTTCTGAACCTGAGACTCTGTCCCcatccagacacacacagagcaaagtGGGCTCATTAGATGATGACTATGGAGAATCTTCCTCTGTAGATTTTGAGTCCACAACACTGGGACCCAGCTTTCACTATCAGAGTACTACCAGCCCATCCTATTACTCCAAGGCTGCAACCACTGTGGAAACACCACCAGAATCACAGACTCTACCTTCCCCACCTACTGTCAGACCACCTTCATATGAAAAACCCGATGACACTTTATCATCTGGGTCTGGGGGACTACCTGATAATTGGTTTGTGGTCAGACAGAGGCCTGGTGGGACTAGAGGACGGCAAGGGCGAAGAAGAAGGCCATTAAGGGGTAGGAGACCTTTCAAGAAACCTGCAATCACCAAATTGCACCCTACTACCACAGCTGAGGCTTTAACTACAACTATGGAAGCTACAGTGGAGACTACTACACTACCACAATGGACTGTTTCACTCTACAAGCCCCTTTACATACCATCTAGGAAAGAGGACAGAACTCCAGTAGTTGTTTCCACTGACCATACGTCAAAGGAAGAGACTGACTTATATGAGGAATCTGACTGGAGCACATCTAGCAATTCACCAGCCTATACTACAACCAAAACTCCTTTAATCCCTTCCACCACACTGGCCCCCACCACTACATTCATGCCAATTACCACACAAGTGCCCTACACAACAACTCGGACCAAAGAACACACCAATATCAGACCACCAACACAGCGGAACAGTGGTTACGCCACTCGCAGGCCGCCAATGAGGAGAATCAGACCTACTGTGCAGAGTAGTGTTGCCAGAGACATTGCAAACAAAGGCCTTGACATACTGGTCATACTTATAGGTGAGCAGGGAAACATTAACGGCCCTGCCCCATACGACAACATAGGCTCACACAATGCCATCACTAGTGTTTATGATCGTGTCACTGGCAATGAAGCTGGCTTTGAACCCACTACAGAGGCCATGACAAGCAAACCTAAGATAGTTGGGGGCAATGCTGCTAGCTTCACTGTGTTATCCAACTCAGACGCATTCCTGCCATGTGAGGCTGTTGGAGACCCTCAGCCAAGAATAACCTGGAAGCGCCTCTCCCCAACCACAG GAAGCAGTGTTACAGTTAATGGGAGGATGGGCAAGTTCGAAGTGTTGAGCAACGGCACGCTGTTGATCCAGAATGCTAACATTAAGGACCGTGGCCAGTACGTCTGTCTAGCTGAGAATGATCATGGATCAGACAAACTCTTCGTCACCCTCTCTGTGGTGGCCTACCCTTCACGCATCCTGGAGCCTAAATTGCGTGAGATAAAGTCTCATGCAGGAAATACTGTAGAAATGAAATGTAAAGCAGAGGGTCGGCCCACACCCATGATCTCCTGGATCCTGGCCAACCGAACCCAGGTCAGGGGTCACAACACGGAGAGGGAAAGGGTATCTGTATCTGCTGATGGGACTTTGGTCATTGAGCAGGTGTCTGTTTATGACAGGGGTCATTACAAATGCATCGCCAGTAATCCAGCTGGAGCTGATACTGCAACAGTCCGACTGCAGGTGGTGGCAGCTCCCCCCGATATCGTAGAGGACAAACGGCAGCAGGTGAAAGTAGGTGTTAGCCAAAACTTGTGGCTACCCTGCACTGGCCAAGGCAGCCCTCAACCTACTATTCACTGGGTCCTCcgtgatggatggatggtgcgAGCCGACAGACCTGCCCGTGACACAAGGAtatcagtgtatgggaatggaaCCCTACACATTAAGGATGTGACTAAAGCTGACAGTGGCAAATATGAATGTATAGCTACCAGCTCCACTGGCTCAGAGAGAAGGGTGGTGACTCTGACAGTAGAGAAGCAAGAGTCTGCACCTCAAATAGTGGAGACATCCCAGCGCATGACACAGTTGTTCTTCGAGGATCAGCTAAGACTCAACTGTTCAGCTATAGGAGACCCCAAACCCAGGATCATCTGGAGGCTGCCCTCCAAAGCTGTGGTGGACCAGTGGCACAG GATGGGCAGCAGAATTCAGGTCTTGGATAACGGTACTCTTATTGTCAGCTCTGTGAGTGATAAAGATGCTGGAGACTATCTCTGTGTGGCACGAAACAGAATTGGTGATGATCTACAGCTCATGAAGGTCAGTGTGTCAATGGAGCCTGCCAAGATAGAGCCCAAACTCTATGGAAAGAAGCAGGTACCTTATGGTAAGGACTTTAAAGTTGACTGTAAAGCCTCAGGAATACCAAAGCCAGAGATCTCTTGGGGCTTACCAGATGGTACAGTGGTCAACAGTGCTTTTCAGTCTGACGCCAGCAGTGGAGGAGGGCGAGCACGGAGGTTTACACTTTTTGACAATGGAACACTCTACCTAAACCAG GTTGGTATGTCAGAGGAAGGGGACTACACCTGCTATGCTGAGAACCAGGTGGGCAAGGATGAGATGCATTTACATATCACCGTAGTAACCGCTGCCCCTAGGATACGTCCAACTAGCCAGACATATGCCAGGGTGAAGCCTGGAGGCAACATCCGCTTTGACTGTGAAGCACTTGGGGAGCCCAAACCCAAAATCTTGTGGATGCTGCCCACCAATGATGTCATTGCAGCATCTAATGAACGCTACCTAATGCATGTCAATGGCTCCCTGGATATCAGGGATGTGAAGCTTATCGATGCTGGAGAGTATGTTTGTATGGCTCGAAACCCTGCTGGGGAAGATAGAAAAGTCTACAAGCTTGATATAGAAGGGAATCCACCAGTGATCAATGGCTACCGGCAGAACAGGACTGTAATCAAGGATGTGGCAGCTAAATACTCTAGGAAATTAATAGACTGTAGGGCTGAGGGCGATCCCACACCGAGTATCACTTGGATTATGCCCGATAACATCTTTCTAACAGCACCATACTTTGGTAGCAGGATTAGTGTCCACCATAATGGGACATTAGACATTCGTAATGTGCGGCCGACTGATACAGCTGAGTTCATCTGCATGGCGAGGAATGATGGAGGAGAGGCCGTAATGGTGGTGCAGCTGGAGGTGAGCAGTGTCCTCCGAAGACCAATCTTCAAGAACCCTTTTAACGAACGTATTGTGTCTAGAATTGGAAAAACCACAGTTCTGAACTGTTCTGCTGATGGATACCCATTGCCAGAAATCAGTTGGACTTTGCCGAATGGAACACGGATTACGGGTGGTCACCACCTAGTTAACAATGGGACTTTAGTCATCCACAACACTGgcaaagaaaatgttggaaaGTACCGCTGTGGTGCCAAGAATTTAATGGGTTACATAGAGAAGCTTATAATTTTGGATGTTGGACAGAAGCCTTACATCCTGACAAGGCCTAGGGGCATTATACGTGGTGTGTCTGGAGAGCCTCTCTTCCTTCATTGTCTATCTGATGGGAGTCCCCGACCCAGAATCTACTGGACCGTTCCTGGTGGCCACACTCTTACTCGCCCTCAAGTCCTTGGACGCTACCAGTTACTAGAGAATGGTACTTTGGTTGTTCAGGATACTACTCTCCACGACCGGGGGAACTACATCTGCAGGGCTCGGAGCGATGCTGGGGAGGCTGTGCTTAACGTCCCTGTTATTATCATTGCCTACCCTCCACGGATCACAACAGGGCCACCTCCTACTGTGAGGGCACTGACCGGAACACCTATCCAGCTCAACTGTGCCGCTACTGGGATCCCAAAGCCAGAGATCACCTGGGAGTTGCCCGATCGTACAGTTCTGTCAGCGGCACAACAGGGTCGGCCTATGGGTAGCGAATTGCTCCATCCTCAGGGCACACTTATCATTCAAAGGCCCAAAGCCTCAGACTCTGGCACATACAAGTGCCTGGCTAAGAACCACCTGGGTACAGACTCAAAGATcacatatgtacatatattgtga